In one window of Salvelinus sp. IW2-2015 unplaced genomic scaffold, ASM291031v2 Un_scaffold12739, whole genome shotgun sequence DNA:
- the LOC112080196 gene encoding anoctamin-9-like — MLAALLRINGHPGGYVRIAGKWRLEECHPSGCLTDLFIQMAIIMVLKQTISNVFEFGGPWFNRWLKRRRTKKLQRKCPHCYKKADQQTNRWEELCEICKLSDWLRNYRLNDVNSFSLFNEFLEMGTSQMTR; from the exons ATGTTGGCTGCTCTTCTCAGGATAAATGGACACCCCGGTGGCTACGTGCGGATAGCAGGGAAGTGGAggctggaggag TGCCACCCCAGTGGCTGCCTCACAGACCTGTTCATCCAGATGGCCATCATTATGGTTCTGAAACAAACCATCAGCAACGTCTTTGAGTTCGGAGGCCC CTGGTTCAACAGGTGGCTAAAGAGGCGGAGGACTAAGAAGCTACAGAGGAAGTGTCCCCACTGTTACAAGAAGGCAGATCAACAGACCAATCGGTGGGAAGAGCTGTGTGAGATCTGCAAGCTCAGTGATTGGCTAAGAAACTACCGTCTCAACGACGTGAACTCTTTCAGTCTCTTCAATGAGTTCCTGGAGATGGGTACGTCACAGATGACYAGG